A stretch of the bacterium genome encodes the following:
- a CDS encoding copper-translocating P-type ATPase — protein sequence MEEHSCCSEAKSPSPKKIGPSAIYICPMHPEIRRAGPGSCPKCGMDLEPEEPAIGPEERPDHDRMGLRFWISLALTVPVFLLAMVGMTLRIPHPISIVAQLILSTPVVLWCGFPIFERAFDSIRHRSPNMFTLIGIGTGTAYFYSVAAMILKRHDVYFESAAVITTLVLLGQVLELKARSKTSSAIRALLELAPKTARRVRADGSEEDVPLDRVQPGDRLRVRPGEKVPVDGMVAEGESTVDESMVTGEPIPVEKVAESRVTGGTINGTGTFVMKAERVGSETLLAQIVRMVAEAQRTRAPIQSLADVVSSWFVPAVVVVALLAFAAWSLWGPDPRLTHALVNAVAVLIIACPCALGLATPMSIMVGTGRGAMAGVLIKDAEALETLEKIDTLVVDKTGTLTQGKPVLDAILPNSGFTKEGLLKLAASLEAGSEHPLAAAIAQAARRDGIVPDEVEKFKSYTGQGVTGEIGGKFAALGNDRLLATLKIDFFVNEMFQKCMQSLREDGYTAVYVVHDNKLAGLMGVKDPIKEGAREALADLKAMGLRIVMLTGDNPVTAKAVAKELALDDVIAGVLPDQKGRAIEHLQDMGCRVAMAGDGVNDAPALAEADVGIAMGTGADIAMESAGVTLVKGDLRGIVRAIHLSRSVMSNIRQNLFFAFVYNALGVPVAAGVLYPFFGILLSPMIAAAAMSLSSVSVIGNALRLRNVRL from the coding sequence ATGGAAGAACATTCCTGTTGTTCCGAGGCGAAGTCCCCATCCCCCAAGAAAATCGGTCCTTCGGCGATCTACATTTGTCCGATGCATCCGGAAATCCGCCGGGCCGGGCCCGGTTCCTGCCCCAAGTGCGGCATGGATCTGGAGCCCGAGGAGCCGGCGATCGGTCCGGAGGAACGGCCGGATCACGACCGGATGGGCCTGCGTTTCTGGATCTCGCTCGCCCTGACGGTTCCCGTTTTTCTCTTGGCGATGGTTGGGATGACGCTCCGCATCCCCCATCCCATTTCCATCGTCGCTCAACTCATTCTCTCGACCCCCGTCGTCCTCTGGTGTGGATTTCCGATCTTCGAACGCGCCTTTGATTCCATCCGTCATCGGAGTCCCAACATGTTCACGCTGATCGGCATCGGAACGGGGACGGCCTATTTCTACAGCGTGGCCGCGATGATCCTGAAGCGGCACGACGTGTATTTCGAATCCGCCGCCGTCATCACGACCTTGGTGCTCTTGGGGCAAGTCCTGGAGCTCAAGGCCCGGAGCAAGACCTCGAGCGCGATCCGGGCCTTGTTGGAGCTGGCCCCCAAGACGGCGCGCCGCGTGAGAGCGGATGGTTCCGAGGAGGATGTGCCCCTGGACCGCGTTCAACCGGGAGACCGCTTGCGCGTGCGTCCCGGCGAGAAGGTGCCGGTGGACGGGATGGTTGCGGAGGGGGAGAGCACCGTCGACGAATCGATGGTGACGGGCGAGCCGATCCCCGTGGAGAAAGTCGCGGAAAGCCGGGTCACCGGAGGAACGATCAACGGGACCGGAACCTTCGTGATGAAGGCCGAAAGGGTCGGGAGCGAGACCCTACTGGCCCAGATCGTGAGGATGGTCGCCGAGGCCCAGCGGACCCGCGCGCCGATCCAAAGTTTGGCCGACGTCGTCTCGAGCTGGTTTGTTCCCGCCGTCGTTGTCGTGGCCCTGCTTGCGTTCGCCGCCTGGTCCCTCTGGGGACCCGACCCGAGGTTGACCCACGCCCTGGTCAACGCCGTGGCCGTTCTCATCATCGCGTGCCCGTGCGCCCTGGGGTTGGCCACGCCCATGTCGATCATGGTGGGGACGGGACGGGGCGCCATGGCCGGAGTCCTGATCAAGGACGCCGAGGCGCTCGAAACCCTCGAGAAGATCGACACGCTGGTGGTCGACAAGACCGGCACCTTGACCCAAGGCAAGCCGGTCCTCGACGCGATCCTGCCCAACTCGGGATTCACCAAAGAGGGGCTCTTGAAACTCGCCGCATCGTTGGAGGCCGGCAGCGAGCATCCCCTGGCGGCCGCCATCGCCCAAGCCGCGCGGCGCGACGGCATCGTCCCGGACGAGGTGGAAAAGTTTAAGTCGTATACGGGGCAGGGAGTGACGGGCGAGATCGGCGGGAAATTCGCGGCCCTCGGCAACGACCGGCTCTTGGCCACGCTCAAGATCGATTTCTTTGTGAATGAGATGTTTCAGAAGTGCATGCAGTCGCTGCGTGAGGACGGGTACACGGCCGTGTATGTGGTGCACGACAATAAGTTGGCCGGTCTCATGGGCGTGAAGGATCCCATCAAGGAGGGCGCGCGCGAGGCGTTGGCGGACTTGAAGGCGATGGGCCTGCGCATCGTGATGCTCACCGGCGATAATCCCGTGACCGCGAAGGCCGTGGCGAAGGAGCTGGCCCTCGATGACGTGATAGCGGGGGTGCTCCCCGATCAAAAAGGACGCGCCATCGAGCATCTCCAGGACATGGGGTGCCGCGTGGCCATGGCGGGCGACGGCGTCAACGACGCCCCGGCGCTGGCGGAAGCCGACGTGGGCATCGCCATGGGCACGGGCGCCGACATCGCGATGGAAAGCGCGGGTGTCACGCTGGTGAAGGGCGACTTGCGCGGCATCGTGCGGGCGATTCACCTGAGCCGTTCGGTGATGAGCAACATCCGGCAGAACCTCTTCTTTGCCTTCGTCTACAACGCCTTGGGCGTGCCGGTCGCCGCGGGCGTTCTGTATCCCTTCTTCGGCATTCTGCTCTCGCCGATGATCGCCGCCGCGGCGATGAGCTTGAGCTCGGTGTCCGTGATCGGAAACGCCCTCCGGCTGCGCAATGTGCGGTTGTGA